A window from Drosophila miranda strain MSH22 chromosome Y unlocalized genomic scaffold, D.miranda_PacBio2.1 Contig_Y2_pilon, whole genome shotgun sequence encodes these proteins:
- the LOC117193546 gene encoding esterase B1-like, which produces MQRTGGKSILVRLYSSMKVKIPVKQGIVVGQQQKLPSGLEYNSFLGVPYAEPPVGNLRFRSPVPQERFEEHELDCSKERDVSHQRDPFTTEVAGFENCLFLNVYAPKGKRSSSPLPVMVWIHGGGFFFGNGNSDFHFPAKLMEQDVIVVTLNYRLGALGFLSLPEEGIHGNMGLKDQRMALQWLQENIASFNGDPNNVTLFGESAGGASVHLHTYSRHANKLFHKAIMQSGTDNMEWAFQPNAVFKTRRLAELLGGGDFGSNTKTLLEFLQSEKVKPTGILANTMKVLTADERRRHLPFVFKPVVEEASSPDSFIDQNILDLMHKRDHVGKMPMIMGYNSAEGLAMIVRAKTKLEDYEQALARTVPRNLVPDRQAPEAQEAAADIRNFYFDGQALTKKHLDLFSDYHFSMDLQIHANCQTQSPLYFYRLDYVGGRNLYKTIFQNENLRGVAHADDICYLFQMAGDDSPMQKEDALVSERICQMWANFARHGKPPDSWKPVQKALPGQPLQLDCLLIDRECKMQKNPDADRMDFWRSMYKRYSPQCSVMAKL; this is translated from the exons ATGCAACGGACTGGCGGCAAATCCATTCTCGTGAGACTCTACAGCAGCATGAAG GTGAAAATTCCAGTGAAGCAGGGTATTGTTGTGGGCCAGCAACAGAAGCTGCCAAGTGGCCTGGAGTACAATAGTTTCTTGGGGGTGCCATACGCCGAACCACCTGTTGGTAACCTCAGATTTCGA AGCCCCGTGCCGCAAGAGCGCTTCGAGGAGCATGAGCTGGACTGCAGCAAGGAGAGAGACGTGTCGCACCAACGCGATCCTTTCACCACAGAAGTGGCTGGCTTCGAGAACTGCCTCTTCCTCAATGTTTACGCCCCCAAGGGCAAAAGATCATCGTCGCCCTTGCCCGTCATGGTGTGGATTCACGGCGGTGGCTTCTTTTTTGGCAATGGCAACAGCGACTT CCACTTTCCAGCCAAGCTCATGGAGCAGGATGTGATTGTGGTCACCTTGAACTATCGCCTCGGTGCCCTGGGATTCCTTAGTTTGCCGGAGGAAGGCATACACGGCAATATGGGACTGAAGGATCAGCGCATGGCCTTGCAGTGGCTGCAGGAGAACATAGCCAGCTTCAATGGTGACCCCAACAATGTGACCCTCTTCGGCGAAAGCGCTGGTGGGGCGTCCGTTCACCTGCATACATATTCCCGACACGCCAACAAACTCTTTCATAAGGCCATCATGCAGAGCGGAACGGACAACATGGAATGGGCGTTTCAACCAAATGCGGTATTTAAAACACGTCGACTGGCAGAACTGCTGGGCGGCGGCGATTTTGGGAGCAACACGAAGACCCTGTTGGAGTTCCTTCAGTCTGAGAAAGTGAAACCGACTGGTATTTTGGCCAATACGATGAAAGTACTGACTGCGGATGAGCGGCGTCGTCACCTGCCGTTCGTCTTCAAGCCTGTTGTCGAGGAGGCCAGCAGTCCGGATAGTTTCATCGATCAGAATATTTTGGATCTGATGCACAAAAGGGACCACGTGGGGAAAATGCCCATGATCATGGGCTACAACTCTGCGGAAGGACTGGCAATGATTGTGAGGGCCAAGACGAAACTGGAGGATTACGAACAAGCTCTTGCGCGAACGGTGCCCCGCAACCTGGTGCCAGACCGACAGGCACCAGAAGCTCAGGAAGCAGCAGCTGACATACGTAACTTCTACTTCGACGGCCAGGCATTGACCAAGAAACATCTGGATTTGTTCTCCGACTATCACTTCAGCATGGATCTGCAGATCCATGCCAACTGTCAGACGCAGTCGCCACTGTACTTCTATCGTCTGGACTACGTTGGCGGTCGCAATCTATACAAAACCATCTTCCAGAATGAGAATCTTCGCGGAGTAGCCCATGCTGATGATATTTGCTATCTATTCCAGATGGCCGGCGACGATTCTCCGATGCAAAAGGAGGATGCGCTCGTCTCGGAGAGGATTTGCCAGATGTGGGCGAATTTCGCGCGGCACGGAAAGCCACCCGACAGTTGGAAACCAGTACAAAAAGCCCTGCCTGGCCAGCCCTTGCAGCTGGACTGCCTACTCATTGATCGGGAATGTAAAATGCAAAAGAATCCGGATGCAGACCGTATGGATTTCTGGCGCAGCATGTACAAGCGATACAGCCCCCAGTGTTCTGTGATGGCCAAACTGTAA
- the LOC117192675 gene encoding structural maintenance of chromosomes protein 2-like — MYVKKLVLDGFKSYGRRTEIDGFDPEFTAITGLNGSGKSNILDSICFVLGISNLQNVRASALQDLVYKNGQAGITKATVTIVFDNTNALQCPTGYEKCREISVARQVVVGGKNKFMINGKIVQNKKVQEFFCSIQLNVNNPNFLIMQGKIQQVLNMKPKEVLSMVEEAAGTSQYKRKRDATKNLIDKKESKVRETKALLEEEVYPKLVKLQEERAAHEEYNKLKREIDYLTRIFISANYLKLCEELKLLETSEQEIDDRIASCLSTRDKNLEEMEAIEIALKEMQEKIDAEMGGSIKELEAQLSAKRAQEAKASGSLKAAQGTVEQDQRKISTADKNIADDERALTKKEAAMSKVQGEFEALKEADAIDTKAYEAARRKLEAVSQGLSTNEDGQASTLQEQLIVAKEQLSEAQTTIKTSEMELRHTRGLLKQKQGGTQTNDAAYVKDKGLHDQLLVEIQSLERQLQGLNYESGQFEQLREQRNQLHTRKRDLKRELDRCNASRYDLQYQDPEPNFDRRKVRGMVGKLFQVSDMQNSMALMTAAGGSLYSYVTDDDVTSKKILQRGNLQRRVTMMPINKINSQSLNRNVVDYAQSKVGPENVQWALSLVQYDRYYEPVMKLCFGSVLICKDLDVAKKVSYDPRINCRSVTLEGDLVDPHGTVSGGAAPKGANILEELHSIRELEKNYKKLEVELQRVEQEMASIENLAHSYNKIKENLDLRQHELTMCKSRLAQTTFQQNQAEIEEMKEKVQSLEQQNADSREKQKTSQVKIKDIEAKLADAKGYRERELKSTANEVKETKQRAEKSSANWKKREQEFETLKLEITELQKTIESSKQQHQEMVENLEKFIADLAALQEKSSSAVSEVAELEQGIKAQKDKLHAQNKEMRNLQVKREKMEKQNQELELQVKEKENEKSKSGSQTNEAKRRIQDLEVKYPWIPEEKSAFGVKNTRYDYSKTNPIEAGNKLEQMQESKDKMERTLNMNAIAILTREQENYDETQRRRNIVALDKEKIKKIIVKMDEEEQEQLNRAATEVNSNFSSIFSALLPGADARLNPVLTNGCLTDLEIKVGFNGTWKESLGELSGGQKSLVALSLVLAMLKFSPAPLYILDEVDAALDMSHTQNIGSMLKQHFTNSQFLIVSLKDGLFNHANVLFRTLFEEGVSTVSRQVSRSGTTGVHKR; from the exons ATGTACGTAAAAAAGCTGGTGCTCGACGGCTTCAAATCGTACGGTCGGCGCACGGAAATCGATGGCTTCGATCCGGAGTTTACGGCCATCACCGGTCTGAACGGATCCGGGAAATCCAACATTTTGGACAGCATTTGCTTCGTGCTGGGCATCAGTAATCTGCAGAAT GTGCGCGCCTCCGCTCTGCAAGACTTGGTGTACAAGAATGGACAGGCGGGTATAACGAAGGCAACGGTGACCATTGTGTTCGACAACACAAATGCCCTGCAGTGTCCGACGGGGTACGAGAAGTGCCGCGAGATTTCGGTGGCCCGCCAGGTCGTTGTCGGTGGCAAGAACAAATTCATGATCAATGGCAAGATCGTGCAGAACAAGAAGGTGCAGGAATTCTTCTGTTCCATCCAATTGAATGTGAACAATCCCAACTTCTTGATCATGCAGGGCAAGATCCAGCAAGTGCTCAACATGAAGCCCAAGGAG GTGCTCTCCATGGTGGAGGAGGCCGCTGGCACCAGCCAGTATAAGAGAAAGCGCGATGCCACCAAGAATCTAATCGATAAAAAGGAATCCAAAGTGCGGGAGACCAAAGCTTTGTTGGAGGAGGAGGTCTATCCCAAGCTGGTCAAGCTGCAAGAGGAACGCGCTGCCCACGAGGAGTACAATAAACTCAAGCGCGAAATCGATTATCTAACCAGAATCTTCATCTCTGCGAATTACCTGAAGCTGTGCGAAGAACTGAAACTGTTGGAGACTAGTGAACAAGAGATAGACGATCGCATAGCCAGTTGCCTTTCGACGCGTGACAAGAACTTGGAAGAAATGGAAGCTATTGAAATCGCTCTCAAGGAGATGCAGGAGAAGATTGATGCCGAGATGGGTGGATCGATAAAGGAGCTCGAGGCCCAACTGAGTGCTAAGCGTGCCCAGGAGGCCAAAGCCTCGGGCAGCCTGAAGGCAGCGCAGGGCACCGTTGAACAAGACCAGCGGAAGATAAGTACGGCCGATAAGAACATTGCCGACGACGAGCGTGCTCTCACCAAAAAGGAGGCCGCCATGTCAAAGGTTCAGGGGGAATTTGAAGCTCTAAAAGAGGCAGATGCGATCGATACCAAGGCCTATGAAGCTGCCCGGCGGAAGCTCGAGGCTGTCTCTCAGGGTCTGTCCACCAATGAGGATGGTCAGGCGAGCACATTGCAGGAGCAGCTAATAG TGGCTAAGGAACAGTTGAGCGAAGCACAGACCACAATCAAAACCTCGGAGATGGAGTTGCGGCACACACGAGGTCTTTTGAAACAAAAACAGGGCGGAACGCAGACGAACGATGCTGCCTATGTAAAGGACAAGGGTCTGCACGACCAGCTTCTGGTGGAGATCCAGAGCCTTGAGCGACAACTGCAGGGCCTCAACTATGAGAGCGGGCAGTTCGAGCAGCTGCGGGAGCAGAGAAATCAGCTGCACACGCGCAAGCGTGACCTTAAGCGAGAGCTGGATCGTTGCAATGCCTCTCGCTACGATCTGCAGTACCAGGATCCAGAGCCGAACTTTGATCGCCGCAAAGTGCGTGGCATGGTGGGGAAGCTCTTTCAGGTGTCCGATATGCAAAACTCCATGGCCTTGATGACCGCAGCAGGCGGAAGT TTGTATAGTTATGTGACGGACGATGATGTGACCAGCAAGAAGATCCTGCAGAGGGGCAACTTGCAGCGGCGTGTCACCATGATGCCCATCAACAAGATTAATTCGCAATCGCTTAACAGGAACGTGGTGGACTATGCCCAGAGCAAGGTTGGCCCAGAGAATGTCCAGTGGGCCCTGTCCCTTGTCCAGTACGATCGCTACTATGAGCCGGTCATGAAGCTTTGCTTTGGCAGCGTTCTAATCTGTAAAGATCTGGACGTGGCCAAGAAG GTCAGCTACGATCCGCGTATAAATTGCCGTTCGGTTACATTGGAAGGCGACTTGGTGGACCCGCACGGCACTGTGTCGGGTGGTGCTGCGCCTAAGGGAGCAAACATCTTGGAGGAATTGCACTCTATCCGGGAATTGGAAAAGAATTACAAGAAACTCGAGGTCGAGTTGCAGCGTGTGGAGCAGGAAATGGC TTCCATCGAGAATCTGGCCCACTCGTACAACAAGATTAAAGAGAATCTTGATCTGCGCCAGCACGAGCTGACCATGTGCAAAAGCCGTCTGGCCCAGACCACATTCCAGCAGAACCAGGCCGAGATCGAGGAGATGAAGGAGAAGGTCCAGTCCTTGGAGCAGCAGAATGCAGATTCCCGGGAAAAGCAGAAGACCTCCCAGGTCAAGATCAAGGATATCGAAGCAAAGTTGGCCGATGCCAAGGGGTATCGCGAGCGCGAGCTAAAGTCGACAGCCAATGAGGTGAAGGAGACCAAGCAGAGGGCGGAGAAGTCGAGTGCCAATTGGAAGAAGCGAGAGCAGGAGTTCGAGACACTGAAGCTAGAGATCACTGAGCTGCAGAAAACCATTGAATCAtccaagcagcagcaccaggagATGGTCGAAAATCTCGAGAAGTTCATCGCCGATCTGGCTGCTCTGCAGGAGAAGAGCTCTAGTGCAGTGTCCGAGGTGGCGGAGCTCGAGCAGGGCATTAAAGCGCAGAAGGATAAGCTACATGCCCAGAACAAGGAGATGCGAAATTTGCAGGTGAAGAGGGAAAAGATGGAAAAGCAGAACCAGGAACTTGAGCTGCAGGTAAAGGAAAAGGAGAATGAAAAGAGCAAGTCCGGCTCTCAGACCAACGAGGCCAAGAGGCGGATTCAAGACCTAGAGGTAAAGTATCCCTGGATTCCAGAGGAAAAAAGTGCCTTTGGCGTGAAGAACACCCGCTACGACTACAGCAAGACGAATCCCATTGAAGCTGGCAACAAGCTGGAACAGATGCAGGAGAGTAAGGATAAAATGGAGCGAACGCTTAACATGAATGCCATCGCGATTCTGACCCGAGAGCAAGAGAACTACGACGAGACACAGCGTCGCCGCAACATCGTGGCCCTCGACAAGGAGAAGATTAAGAAAATTATTGTGAAAATGGACGAAGAGGAGCAGGAACAGCTGAACCGCGCGGCCACCGAGGTTAACAGCAATTTCAGTAGCATTTTCAGCGCTCTCCTGCCGGGTGCCGATGCCCGTCTCAATCCCGTCCTGACCAACGGCTGTCTAACAGACCTTGAGATCAAGGTCGGCTTCAATGGCACGTGGAAGGAG